In Microtus pennsylvanicus isolate mMicPen1 chromosome 17, mMicPen1.hap1, whole genome shotgun sequence, one genomic interval encodes:
- the Tnp1 gene encoding spermatid nuclear transition protein 1 isoform X1: MSTSRKLKSHGMRRGKNRSPHKGVKRGGGKRKYRKGCLKSRKRGDDASRNYRSHL, translated from the exons ATGTCGACCAGCCGCAAGCTAAAGAGCCATGGCATGAGGAGAGGAAAAAACCGATCTCCTCACAAGGGTGTCAAGAGAGGAGGCGGCAAGAGAAAATACCGGAAGGGCTGCCTGAAGAGTAGGAAACGGGGCGATGATG CAAGTCGCAATTACCGCTCCCACTTGTGA
- the Tnp1 gene encoding spermatid nuclear transition protein 1 isoform X2 translates to MSTSRKLKSHGMRRGKNRSPHKGVKRGGGKRKYRKGCLKSRKRGDDGNRNYRSHL, encoded by the exons ATGTCGACCAGCCGCAAGCTAAAGAGCCATGGCATGAGGAGAGGAAAAAACCGATCTCCTCACAAGGGTGTCAAGAGAGGAGGCGGCAAGAGAAAATACCGGAAGGGCTGCCTGAAGAGTAGGAAACGGGGCGATGATGGTAA TCGCAATTACCGCTCCCACTTGTGA